One Pseudomonas brassicacearum genomic region harbors:
- the mpl gene encoding UDP-N-acetylmuramate:L-alanyl-gamma-D-glutamyl-meso-diaminopimelate ligase yields MHIHILGICGTFMGSMAVLAKELGHHVTGSDANVYPPMSTQLEAQGIELTQGYDPAQLDPAPDLVVIGNAMSRGNPAVEYVLNKGLPYVSGPQWLADHVLQGRWVLAVAGTHGKTTTSSMLAWVLEHAGMSPGFLIGGVPQNFSVSARLGGTPFFVIEADEYDSAFFDKRSKFVHYRPRTAILNNLEFDHADIFPDLPAIERQFHHLVRTIPSEGLVIHPTTEPALQRVIEMGCWTPVQTTGVGGQWQVKLLKDDGSQFEVMFEGVSQGVVEWDMTGQHNVANALATLAAARHVGVVPSMGIAALSAFKSVKRRMEKVAEVRGITIYDDFAHHPTAIATTLDGLRKRIGDAPLIAIIEPRSNSMKLGAHRDGLPESVVDADQVIWYAPANLGWDLGATAALCTVPSIVSDSLEGIIERVKSQAQPGTHVVIMSNGGFGGLHGKLAEALR; encoded by the coding sequence ATGCACATCCATATTCTCGGTATTTGCGGCACTTTCATGGGTTCGATGGCTGTCCTGGCCAAGGAGCTGGGCCATCACGTCACCGGGTCCGACGCCAACGTCTACCCGCCGATGAGCACGCAGCTGGAAGCCCAGGGCATTGAGCTGACCCAAGGCTATGACCCGGCGCAGCTGGATCCGGCGCCAGACCTGGTGGTCATCGGCAACGCCATGTCCCGGGGCAACCCGGCGGTGGAGTACGTGCTTAACAAGGGCTTGCCGTACGTGTCCGGGCCGCAGTGGCTGGCGGATCACGTGTTGCAGGGCCGTTGGGTCCTGGCCGTGGCCGGCACCCATGGCAAGACCACCACCAGCAGCATGCTCGCCTGGGTGCTGGAGCACGCGGGCATGAGCCCGGGCTTCTTGATCGGCGGCGTGCCGCAGAATTTCTCGGTGTCGGCGCGGCTGGGTGGCACACCGTTCTTCGTGATCGAGGCGGACGAATACGACAGCGCGTTTTTCGACAAGCGTTCGAAATTCGTCCACTACCGTCCGCGCACGGCGATCCTCAATAACCTTGAGTTCGATCACGCCGACATCTTCCCCGATCTGCCAGCCATCGAGCGGCAGTTCCATCACTTAGTACGCACCATCCCCAGCGAAGGCCTGGTCATCCATCCGACCACCGAACCGGCGTTGCAGCGTGTCATCGAGATGGGCTGCTGGACCCCGGTGCAAACCACCGGCGTGGGCGGGCAGTGGCAAGTGAAGTTGCTCAAGGACGACGGTTCGCAGTTCGAAGTGATGTTCGAAGGCGTGTCCCAAGGTGTGGTCGAGTGGGACATGACCGGCCAGCATAACGTCGCCAACGCCCTGGCGACCCTGGCGGCGGCCCGTCATGTCGGCGTGGTGCCATCCATGGGCATTGCCGCGTTGAGCGCGTTCAAAAGCGTGAAGCGGCGGATGGAGAAAGTCGCCGAGGTGCGTGGCATCACTATCTATGACGACTTCGCCCACCACCCGACCGCTATCGCCACCACCCTCGACGGTTTGCGCAAACGCATCGGTGATGCGCCGCTGATCGCGATCATCGAGCCGCGTTCCAACTCCATGAAGCTTGGCGCGCACCGCGACGGTTTGCCGGAAAGCGTGGTCGATGCCGACCAGGTGATCTGGTACGCACCGGCCAACCTCGGCTGGGACCTGGGTGCCACTGCCGCGCTGTGCACCGTGCCGTCGATTGTCAGCGATTCCCTGGAAGGCATCATCGAACGCGTGAAGAGCCAGGCCCAGCCCGGCACCCACGTGGTGATCATGAGCAATGGCGGCTTTGGCGGCCTGCACGGCAAACTGGCCGAGGCGCTGCGATGA
- a CDS encoding sigma-54-dependent Fis family transcriptional regulator — MHSNHLSRHAQQVLTVTQGKAHLQGPGSDPSIARSWLRCLEDYHLDPAQNLAPTVLEHGRVLESRERLQQVLHIAGTEMTSLHQQLSGAGHAVLLTDARGVILNCVTAPSERKIFERAGLWLGADWSEACEGTNGIGTCLVERQALTIHQEEHFRGRHTGLTCSASPVFDPQGELLAVLDVSSARPDVSRQSQFHTMALVNLSAKMIESCYFLRCFDNQWLLRFHLQAESVGLFSEGLLAFDGEGRISAVNQSALNLLGHIRGSLLGQRVEDFFDCSLDELLGRASPQASASWPLRTRDGRHLFAVLRGQPRSVPVPLAPALKVIEPARLPGICLGDAALQEHFRKALRVFERDVPLLIHGETGSGKEAFAKAVHHASQRAGKHFVALNCAAIPESLIESELFGYRGGSFTGARKEGMRGKLQQADGGTLFLDEIGDMPLALQTRLLRVLEDRQVVPIGGEPEAVNVRIISATHRQLLDRVRDGSFREDLYYRLNGLEIPLPALRERSDKSQLLDFLLAEEAGAEVVTLDEPARQALLGFDWPGNVRQLRNVLRTLAALCDGGRIGLEDLPAMIRQRPAAVMVETPAERPLDDAERLALIDALERQRWHMTHTAEQLGISRNTLYRKLRKHAIAR; from the coding sequence ATGCACAGCAACCACTTGAGTCGCCATGCCCAGCAAGTCCTGACGGTCACCCAGGGCAAGGCCCACCTGCAGGGCCCTGGCAGCGATCCGTCGATTGCCCGTTCCTGGCTGCGCTGCCTCGAGGACTATCACCTCGACCCGGCCCAGAACCTGGCGCCAACGGTGCTCGAACATGGCCGGGTGCTGGAAAGCCGCGAACGCCTGCAGCAGGTGCTGCACATCGCCGGCACGGAAATGACCAGCCTGCACCAGCAACTCTCCGGCGCCGGCCACGCGGTGCTGCTGACCGACGCCCGGGGCGTGATCCTCAACTGCGTCACCGCCCCCAGCGAGCGCAAGATTTTCGAACGGGCCGGCCTCTGGCTCGGCGCCGACTGGAGCGAAGCCTGCGAAGGCACCAACGGCATCGGCACCTGCCTGGTGGAACGCCAGGCCCTGACCATCCACCAGGAAGAACATTTCCGTGGCCGCCACACCGGCCTGACCTGCTCGGCCAGCCCGGTCTTCGACCCCCAGGGCGAACTGCTGGCGGTGCTTGATGTGTCCTCGGCCCGGCCGGACGTGTCGCGCCAGAGCCAGTTCCACACCATGGCCCTGGTCAACCTCTCGGCAAAGATGATCGAGAGCTGCTATTTCCTCCGTTGCTTCGACAACCAATGGCTGCTGCGCTTTCATTTGCAGGCCGAATCCGTGGGGCTGTTCAGCGAAGGGTTGCTGGCGTTCGACGGCGAAGGGCGGATCAGCGCCGTCAACCAGAGCGCACTGAACCTGTTGGGGCATATTCGCGGCAGCTTGCTAGGGCAGCGGGTGGAAGACTTTTTCGACTGTTCGCTGGACGAGCTGCTCGGCCGCGCCAGCCCCCAGGCCAGCGCCAGTTGGCCGTTGCGCACCCGGGACGGTCGGCATTTATTCGCGGTGTTGCGTGGCCAGCCCCGCAGCGTGCCGGTTCCGCTCGCCCCGGCGCTCAAAGTCATCGAGCCTGCACGACTGCCAGGCATCTGTCTGGGGGATGCGGCATTGCAGGAGCATTTTCGCAAGGCCCTGCGGGTGTTCGAGCGCGATGTGCCACTGCTGATCCACGGCGAAACCGGCTCCGGCAAGGAAGCCTTCGCCAAGGCCGTGCACCACGCCAGCCAGCGCGCCGGCAAGCATTTCGTGGCCCTCAACTGCGCGGCCATTCCGGAAAGTTTGATCGAGAGCGAGCTGTTTGGTTATCGCGGCGGCAGCTTCACCGGGGCGCGCAAGGAAGGCATGCGTGGCAAGCTGCAACAGGCCGACGGTGGCACGCTATTCCTCGACGAAATCGGCGACATGCCCCTGGCCTTGCAGACCCGTTTGCTGCGGGTGCTGGAGGATCGCCAGGTGGTGCCCATCGGCGGTGAACCTGAGGCGGTGAACGTGCGCATCATCAGCGCCACCCACCGGCAGTTGCTCGACCGGGTGCGGGATGGCAGTTTTCGCGAGGATTTGTATTACCGCCTCAACGGCTTGGAAATCCCACTGCCGGCGTTGCGTGAGCGCAGTGACAAGTCGCAGTTGCTGGACTTCCTGCTGGCCGAAGAGGCAGGCGCTGAAGTGGTGACCCTCGACGAGCCGGCGCGCCAGGCACTGCTGGGGTTTGATTGGCCGGGCAACGTGCGACAACTGCGTAACGTGCTGCGGACCCTGGCCGCGCTGTGCGATGGCGGACGGATTGGGCTGGAAGACTTGCCGGCGATGATCCGCCAGCGCCCGGCCGCGGTGATGGTTGAAACGCCGGCCGAGCGGCCGCTGGACGACGCTGAGCGGTTGGCCTTGATCGACGCACTGGAACGCCAGCGCTGGCACATGACCCACACCGCCGAGCAACTGGGCATCAGCCGCAACACCCTCTACCGGAAGCTGCGCAAACACGCCATCGCCCGCTGA
- a CDS encoding aldehyde dehydrogenase family protein has protein sequence MRYAHPGTEGAIVSFKSKYGNYIGGEFVAPVKGQYFTNTSPVNGQPIAEFPRSTAEDIEKALDAAHAAADAWGATSAQARSLVLLKIADRIEQNLEVLAITESWDNGKAVRETLNADIPLAADHFRYFAGCLRAQEGAAAEIDGNTVAYHIHEPLGVVGQIIPWNFPLLMAAWKLAPALAAGNCVVLKPAEQTPLGICVLMELIGDLLPPGVLNVVQGFGKEAGEALATSKRIAKIAFTGSTPVGSHIMKCAAENIIPSTVELGGKSPNIFFEDIMQAEPSFIEKAAEGLVLAFFNQGEVCTCPSRALVQESIYDEFMQVVMKKVLQIKRGDPLDTDTMVGAQASEQQFDKILSYLEIAKGEGAELLTGGKVEKLEGNLASGYYIQPTLLKGTNKMRVFQEEIFGPVVSITTFKDEAEALAIANDTEFGLGAGLWTRDINRAYRMGRAIKAGRVWTNCYHLYPAHAAFGGYKKSGVGRETHKMMLDHYQQTKNLLVSYDINPLGFF, from the coding sequence ATGCGTTACGCTCACCCCGGTACTGAAGGCGCTATCGTTTCGTTCAAGAGCAAATACGGTAACTACATCGGCGGCGAGTTCGTCGCGCCTGTCAAAGGTCAGTACTTCACCAATACTTCCCCGGTCAATGGCCAGCCCATTGCCGAATTCCCGCGTTCCACCGCCGAAGACATCGAAAAAGCCCTGGACGCCGCCCACGCCGCCGCCGATGCCTGGGGCGCCACCTCGGCCCAGGCCCGCTCGCTGGTCCTGCTGAAAATCGCCGATCGCATCGAGCAGAACCTCGAAGTGCTGGCGATCACCGAGTCCTGGGACAACGGCAAGGCTGTGCGCGAAACCCTCAACGCCGACATCCCCCTGGCCGCCGACCACTTCCGCTACTTCGCCGGTTGCCTGCGGGCCCAGGAAGGCGCGGCCGCCGAGATCGACGGCAACACCGTGGCCTATCACATCCATGAACCCTTGGGCGTGGTCGGGCAGATCATCCCGTGGAACTTCCCGCTGCTGATGGCCGCCTGGAAACTCGCGCCGGCCCTGGCCGCCGGTAACTGCGTGGTGCTCAAGCCGGCCGAGCAAACCCCGCTGGGCATTTGCGTGCTGATGGAGCTGATCGGCGACCTGCTGCCACCTGGCGTACTGAACGTGGTGCAAGGCTTCGGCAAAGAAGCCGGTGAAGCCCTGGCCACCAGCAAGCGCATCGCCAAGATCGCCTTCACCGGTTCCACCCCGGTGGGCTCGCACATCATGAAATGCGCCGCCGAGAACATCATCCCGTCCACCGTGGAGCTGGGTGGCAAGTCGCCAAACATCTTCTTCGAAGACATCATGCAGGCCGAACCGAGCTTCATCGAGAAAGCCGCCGAAGGCCTGGTGCTAGCGTTCTTCAACCAGGGCGAAGTCTGCACCTGCCCATCCCGGGCGCTGGTCCAGGAATCGATCTACGACGAATTCATGCAAGTGGTGATGAAGAAAGTCCTGCAGATCAAACGTGGCGACCCGCTGGACACCGACACCATGGTCGGCGCCCAGGCGTCCGAGCAGCAATTCGACAAGATTCTTTCGTACCTGGAAATCGCCAAGGGCGAAGGCGCCGAGCTGCTGACCGGCGGCAAGGTGGAAAAACTCGAAGGCAACCTGGCCAGCGGTTACTACATCCAGCCGACCCTGCTCAAGGGCACCAACAAAATGCGCGTGTTCCAGGAAGAAATCTTCGGCCCAGTGGTGAGCATCACCACCTTCAAGGACGAAGCCGAAGCCCTGGCGATCGCCAACGACACCGAGTTCGGCCTCGGCGCCGGCTTGTGGACCCGCGACATCAACCGCGCCTACCGCATGGGCCGGGCGATCAAGGCCGGTCGCGTCTGGACCAACTGCTACCACCTGTACCCGGCGCATGCCGCGTTCGGTGGCTACAAGAAGTCCGGTGTCGGCCGTGAAACCCACAAGATGATGCTCGACCACTATCAGCAGACCAAGAACCTGCTGGTGAGTTACGACATCAATCCGTTGGGGTTCTTCTAA
- the eat gene encoding ethanolamine permease: MTSTTQLKPTLGTLHLWGIAVGLVISGEYFGWSYGWGTAGTLGFLVTALMVALMYTCFIFSFTELTTAIPHAGGPFAYSRRAFGEKGGLIAGIATLIEFVFAPPAIAMAIGAYLNVQFPELDPKLAAVGAYIVFMTLNILGVSIAAAFELVVTVLAVAELLVFMGVVAPGFSFSNFVLNGWSGSNEFTLASIPGIFAAIPFAIWFFLAIEGAAMAAEEAKDPKRTIPRAYVSGILTLVFLAIGVMIMAGGVGDWRTLSNINDPLPQAMKAVVGNNSTWMHMLVWIGLFGLVASFHGIILGYSRQFFALARAGYLPRGLAKLSRFQTPHRAILAGGVIGIAAIYSDGLVNLQGMTLTAAMITMSVFGAIVMYIISMLSLFRLRKTEPNLERTFRAPGYPIVPGIALFLAVVCLVAMAWFNMVIGLVFLGFMIIGYLYFQLTAKQRSDAPADAMLTGI; the protein is encoded by the coding sequence ATGACTTCTACCACCCAACTCAAACCCACACTCGGCACCCTGCATTTATGGGGCATCGCCGTCGGCCTGGTGATTTCCGGCGAGTACTTCGGCTGGAGCTACGGCTGGGGCACCGCAGGGACCCTGGGCTTTCTCGTCACCGCCCTCATGGTGGCGTTGATGTACACCTGCTTCATCTTCAGCTTCACCGAATTGACCACCGCGATTCCCCACGCCGGCGGGCCTTTTGCCTACAGCCGACGGGCCTTTGGCGAGAAAGGCGGGTTGATCGCCGGCATCGCCACCCTGATCGAATTCGTCTTTGCGCCCCCGGCCATCGCCATGGCCATCGGCGCCTACCTCAACGTGCAATTCCCGGAACTGGACCCCAAACTCGCGGCGGTCGGCGCGTACATCGTGTTCATGACCCTGAACATCCTCGGCGTCAGCATCGCCGCCGCCTTTGAGCTGGTGGTCACCGTGCTGGCGGTCGCCGAGTTGCTGGTGTTCATGGGCGTGGTCGCGCCGGGCTTCAGCTTCAGTAACTTCGTGCTCAACGGCTGGTCCGGCTCCAATGAATTCACCCTCGCCTCGATCCCCGGCATTTTCGCGGCGATCCCCTTCGCGATCTGGTTCTTCCTCGCCATCGAAGGCGCGGCCATGGCCGCCGAAGAAGCCAAGGACCCGAAACGCACGATTCCCCGCGCCTATGTCAGCGGCATCCTGACCCTGGTGTTCCTGGCCATTGGCGTGATGATCATGGCCGGCGGCGTGGGCGACTGGCGCACCCTGTCGAACATCAACGACCCGCTGCCCCAGGCCATGAAGGCGGTGGTCGGCAACAATTCAACGTGGATGCACATGCTGGTGTGGATCGGCCTGTTCGGCCTGGTGGCGAGTTTCCACGGCATCATCCTCGGCTACTCGCGGCAGTTCTTCGCCCTGGCCCGGGCCGGTTACCTGCCCCGTGGCCTGGCGAAACTGTCGCGCTTCCAGACCCCGCACCGGGCGATCCTGGCCGGCGGCGTCATCGGCATCGCGGCGATCTACAGCGATGGCCTGGTGAACCTGCAAGGCATGACCCTGACCGCCGCGATGATCACCATGTCGGTGTTCGGCGCCATCGTGATGTACATCATCAGCATGCTCAGCCTGTTCAGATTGCGTAAGACCGAACCGAACCTGGAACGCACCTTCCGCGCCCCAGGCTACCCAATCGTGCCGGGCATTGCGTTGTTCCTGGCGGTGGTGTGCCTGGTGGCGATGGCCTGGTTCAACATGGTGATTGGCTTGGTGTTCCTCGGTTTCATGATTATCGGCTACCTGTATTTCCAACTGACCGCCAAGCAACGCTCCGATGCACCGGCGGACGCTATGCTCACAGGTATCTGA
- a CDS encoding ethanolamine ammonia-lyase subunit EutB — protein sequence MAAFAHSVGAQTYRFDSLKDLMAKASPARSGDFLAEIAALNDGERVAAQMTLADLPLSHFLQEMLIPYEVDEVTRLIVDTHDKHAFATVSHLTVGGFRDWLLGDAADEDSLRALAPGLTPEMVAAVSKIMRVQDLVLVAQKIRVVTKFRGTLGLRGRLSTRLQPNHPTDEPAGIAASILDGLLYGNGDAMIGINPATDSTASICAMLEMLDAIIQRYDIPTQGCVLTHVTTSIEAANRGVPLDLVFQSIAGTEAANASFGINLNVLKEGYDAGLSLNRGTLGNNLMYFETGQGSALSANAHHGVDQQTCETRAYAVARHFNPFLVNTVVGFIGPEYLYNGKQIIRAGLEDHFCGKLLGVPMGCDICYTNHAEADQDDMDTLLTLLGVAGINFIMGIPGSDDIMLNYQTTSFHDALYARQTLGLKPAPEFETWLANMGIFTQADGRVRFGDNLPPAFRHALAHLG from the coding sequence ATGGCCGCATTCGCCCATTCCGTCGGCGCCCAGACCTATCGCTTCGACAGCCTCAAGGACCTGATGGCCAAGGCCAGCCCGGCGCGTTCCGGGGATTTCCTCGCCGAAATCGCCGCGCTCAACGATGGCGAGCGGGTGGCCGCGCAAATGACCTTGGCCGACTTGCCCCTCAGCCATTTCCTGCAAGAAATGCTGATCCCTTACGAGGTTGACGAAGTCACCCGGCTGATCGTCGACACCCACGATAAACACGCCTTCGCCACCGTCAGCCACCTCACGGTCGGCGGTTTTCGTGACTGGCTGCTCGGCGACGCCGCCGATGAAGACAGCCTGCGGGCGCTGGCTCCGGGCCTGACGCCGGAGATGGTTGCGGCCGTCTCCAAGATCATGCGCGTGCAAGACCTGGTATTGGTGGCACAGAAAATCCGCGTGGTGACCAAATTCCGCGGCACCCTCGGCCTGCGCGGGCGCTTGTCCACCCGCCTGCAACCCAACCACCCCACCGACGAACCGGCCGGGATCGCCGCGAGCATTCTCGACGGCCTGCTCTACGGCAACGGCGACGCCATGATCGGCATCAACCCGGCCACCGACAGCACCGCCTCGATCTGCGCCATGCTGGAAATGCTCGACGCCATCATCCAGCGCTACGACATCCCCACCCAGGGCTGCGTGCTGACCCACGTCACCACCTCCATCGAAGCGGCGAACCGCGGCGTGCCCCTGGATCTGGTGTTCCAGTCCATCGCCGGCACCGAAGCGGCCAACGCCAGTTTCGGCATCAACCTGAACGTGCTGAAGGAAGGCTACGACGCCGGGCTCAGCCTGAATCGCGGCACCTTGGGCAACAACCTGATGTATTTCGAAACCGGCCAGGGCAGCGCGCTGTCGGCCAACGCCCACCACGGCGTCGATCAACAGACCTGCGAGACCCGGGCCTACGCCGTAGCACGGCATTTCAACCCGTTCCTGGTGAACACGGTTGTAGGCTTCATCGGCCCGGAATACCTGTACAACGGCAAACAGATCATCCGCGCCGGCCTCGAAGACCACTTCTGCGGCAAGCTGCTGGGCGTGCCGATGGGCTGCGACATCTGCTACACCAACCACGCCGAAGCCGACCAGGACGACATGGACACCCTGCTGACCCTGCTGGGCGTGGCCGGGATCAACTTCATCATGGGCATCCCCGGCTCCGACGACATCATGCTCAACTACCAGACCACCTCGTTCCACGACGCCCTCTACGCCCGCCAGACCCTGGGCCTCAAGCCCGCGCCGGAATTCGAAACCTGGCTGGCGAACATGGGCATCTTCACCCAGGCCGATGGCCGGGTGCGGTTCGGCGACAACCTGCCACCGGCGTTCCGTCACGCCCTCGCGCATTTGGGATAA
- the eutC gene encoding ethanolamine ammonia-lyase subunit EutC: MDKKPVDPQNPWLNLRNLTPARIALGRTGTSLPTQAQLDFQYAHAQARDAVHLAFDHEGIRTQLTERGRESLLLHSAAIDRNSYLQRPDLGRRLDDVSAQVLDDYAKAHPGGVDLAIVVADGLSALAVHRHTLPFLARLEEQIAAEGWSTSPVILVEQGRVAVADEVAERLGAKMSVILIGERPGLSSPDSLGLYFTYNPKVGLTDAYRNCISNVRLEGLSYGMAAHRLIYLMREACRRQLSGVNLKDEAQVHTLDSESAADMKGNFLLMPPRS; the protein is encoded by the coding sequence ATGGATAAAAAACCTGTCGACCCGCAAAACCCTTGGCTGAACCTGCGCAACCTCACCCCGGCGCGCATCGCCCTCGGTCGCACCGGCACCAGCCTGCCGACCCAGGCGCAACTGGATTTCCAGTACGCCCACGCCCAGGCCCGTGATGCCGTGCACCTGGCGTTCGACCATGAGGGCATTCGCACGCAACTCACTGAACGCGGCCGCGAAAGCCTGTTGCTCCACAGCGCCGCCATTGACCGCAACAGCTATCTACAGCGTCCGGACTTGGGCCGACGGCTCGACGACGTTTCTGCGCAAGTTCTGGATGACTACGCCAAGGCCCATCCCGGCGGCGTGGACCTGGCGATCGTGGTGGCCGACGGCCTGTCGGCGCTGGCGGTGCATCGGCATACCTTGCCGTTCCTGGCGCGGCTGGAAGAACAGATCGCCGCTGAAGGCTGGTCGACGTCGCCCGTAATCCTGGTGGAACAGGGCCGGGTCGCGGTGGCCGATGAAGTGGCCGAGCGGCTTGGCGCAAAAATGTCGGTGATCCTGATCGGCGAACGCCCCGGCCTCAGCTCGCCCGACAGCCTGGGGCTGTATTTCACCTACAACCCCAAGGTCGGCCTGACCGATGCCTATCGCAACTGCATCTCCAACGTCCGCCTCGAAGGCCTGAGCTACGGCATGGCCGCCCATCGCTTGATCTACCTGATGCGCGAGGCCTGCCGCCGGCAGCTTTCGGGGGTCAATCTGAAGGACGAAGCCCAGGTTCATACTCTGGATTCGGAAAGCGCTGCCGATATGAAAGGTAACTTCCTACTGATGCCGCCCCGAAGCTGA
- a CDS encoding GNAT family N-acetyltransferase, translating to MRIIQATLEHLDLLTPLFVKYREFYGSLPYPDSSRAFLEKRLRRKESVIYLALPDDDDSRLLGFCQLYPSYSSLSLKRVWILNDIYVAEDARRQLVADNLIRTAKKMAKETNAVRMRVSTSSNNEVAQKTYESIGFKEDTEFKNYVLPISEGI from the coding sequence ATGCGGATTATCCAAGCCACGCTGGAACACCTGGACCTGCTGACCCCATTGTTCGTCAAATACCGGGAATTCTACGGCTCGCTGCCCTACCCGGACTCGTCCCGAGCCTTCCTTGAAAAGCGCCTGCGCCGCAAGGAATCGGTGATCTACCTGGCCCTGCCGGATGACGATGACAGCCGGTTGCTGGGGTTCTGCCAGCTCTACCCGAGCTACTCGTCGCTGTCCCTCAAGCGCGTGTGGATCCTCAACGACATCTACGTCGCCGAAGACGCCCGCCGCCAACTGGTGGCCGACAACCTGATCCGCACCGCGAAAAAAATGGCCAAGGAAACCAACGCCGTACGCATGCGCGTCTCCACCAGCAGCAACAACGAAGTCGCGCAGAAAACCTACGAATCGATCGGCTTCAAGGAAGACACCGAGTTCAAGAACTACGTGTTGCCGATCAGTGAAGGCATATAA
- a CDS encoding DedA family protein, whose amino-acid sequence MDFNPLDLILHLDVYLDLLVTNYGTWVYAILFLVIFCETGLVVMPFLPGDSLLFIAGAVAAGGAMDPLLLAGLLMLAAILGDSTNYLIGRTAGEKLFSNPNSKIFRRDYLQQTHDFYDKHGGKTVTLARFLPIIRTFAPFVAGVGKMNYLRFLGFSVLGTVLWVGGLVTLGYFFGNVPFIKQNLSLLVVGIILLSLLPMIISLVRSKMNQRASKA is encoded by the coding sequence ATGGATTTCAACCCCCTCGACCTCATCCTGCACCTCGATGTATACCTCGACCTGCTGGTGACCAACTACGGAACCTGGGTCTACGCCATCCTGTTCCTGGTGATCTTCTGTGAAACCGGCCTGGTGGTCATGCCGTTCCTGCCCGGCGACTCCCTGCTGTTCATCGCCGGCGCCGTCGCCGCCGGTGGCGCCATGGACCCACTACTGCTCGCCGGTCTGCTGATGCTCGCGGCGATCCTCGGCGACAGCACCAACTACCTCATCGGCCGCACCGCTGGCGAAAAACTGTTCAGCAACCCCAACTCAAAAATCTTCCGCCGCGACTACCTGCAGCAAACCCACGACTTCTACGACAAGCACGGCGGCAAAACCGTGACCCTGGCGCGCTTCCTGCCGATCATCCGCACCTTCGCCCCCTTCGTCGCCGGCGTCGGCAAAATGAACTACCTGCGCTTCCTCGGCTTCAGCGTCCTCGGCACCGTCCTCTGGGTCGGCGGCCTGGTGACCCTCGGCTACTTCTTCGGCAACGTACCCTTCATCAAGCAAAACCTGTCGCTGCTGGTGGTGGGCATCATCCTGCTGTCGCTGCTGCCGATGATCATCAGCCTGGTCCGCAGCAAAATGAACCAGCGTGCTTCGAAAGCCTGA
- a CDS encoding zinc-dependent peptidase, with translation MWSLSSWRRQRTLAKHPVPDETWQRVRHQLSFLDGISAAEDQWLREACVLFLHDKHLTALPGVELHQEQRLLLAAQAQLPLMHLGDLNWYQGFHEIVLYPDDFLSPQRYRDASGIEHEWDGEHSGEAWPQGPIILAWDGVMASGGWDGYNLVIHELAHKLDMLNGDANGLPPLHPGMRVSDWAEAMQQAFDDLDRQLDQNPDAETVIDPYAAENPAEFFAVTSEYFFSAPDLLHQAYPKVYEQLKTFYRQDPLSRLRQLQAEDPVYQASY, from the coding sequence ATGTGGTCCCTGAGCAGCTGGCGCCGCCAACGCACCCTCGCCAAACACCCCGTCCCCGACGAAACCTGGCAACGCGTGCGCCATCAACTGAGCTTCCTCGACGGCATCAGCGCCGCCGAGGACCAGTGGCTGCGGGAAGCCTGCGTGCTGTTCCTGCATGACAAACACCTCACCGCCCTGCCCGGCGTCGAACTGCACCAGGAACAACGCCTGCTCCTCGCCGCCCAGGCCCAGCTGCCACTGATGCACCTCGGCGACTTGAACTGGTACCAGGGCTTCCACGAAATCGTCCTCTACCCCGACGACTTCCTCAGCCCCCAGCGCTACCGCGACGCCAGCGGCATCGAGCACGAGTGGGACGGCGAACACAGCGGCGAAGCCTGGCCCCAAGGCCCGATCATCCTGGCCTGGGACGGCGTGATGGCCAGCGGCGGCTGGGACGGCTACAACCTGGTGATCCACGAACTGGCGCACAAACTCGACATGCTCAACGGCGACGCCAATGGCCTGCCACCGCTGCACCCCGGCATGCGCGTCAGCGACTGGGCCGAAGCCATGCAACAGGCCTTCGACGACCTCGACCGCCAACTGGACCAGAACCCCGACGCAGAAACCGTCATCGACCCCTACGCAGCGGAAAACCCCGCCGAGTTCTTCGCCGTCACCAGCGAATACTTCTTCAGCGCCCCGGACCTGCTGCACCAGGCCTATCCAAAGGTCTATGAACAGCTCAAGACGTTCTACCGCCAGGATCCTTTGTCCCGGCTGCGGCAACTTCAGGCCGAAGATCCGGTCTATCAGGC